A single window of Paenibacillus urinalis DNA harbors:
- a CDS encoding DUF6877 family protein — protein sequence MSQEITHEYVSAEITRLIGEYDFPLVALQDVKNRLSDSDDPHYAAQQLRYLNNLINAGHAIRKHQ from the coding sequence ATGAGTCAAGAGATTACCCATGAGTATGTATCAGCTGAGATAACTAGGCTGATTGGTGAATATGATTTCCCGCTGGTTGCCCTGCAAGATGTAAAGAATAGGCTTAGCGATAGTGATGATCCACACTATGCAGCACAGCAGCTACGTTATCTTAATAATCTCATTAATGCTGGTCATGCTATAAGAAAGCATCAATAG